The following coding sequences are from one Leishmania major strain Friedlin complete genome, chromosome 36 window:
- a CDS encoding glucose transporter, lmgt2 — translation MSDTLEANGQRSNSDKEPIHDLAKKNAMEDEDDAPPFISASNAKVILVQAIGGSLNGYSIGFVGVYSTLFGYSTNCANFRSERGCTTAPNADCQWFSNETGTGYCGWPDVTCRRTYTYSNAAEMPGAITRCEADPRCRWSYSTMECQNPSGYSSSESGIFAGSMIAGCLIGSVFAGPLASTIGARLSFLLVGLVGVVSSVMCHVSTSENEFWVLIVGRFTIGLFLGVIGVACPVYTDQNAHPKWKRTIGVMFQVFTTLGIFVAAAVGLALGQSIWFDRDKDQMVMARMQGVCAFSTLFSLLTIVLGIVMSESRAKFGGDDEEGGIELDPNEYGYVEMIPRLLMGAVMAGTLQLTGINAVMNYAPTIMGSLGLAPLIGNFVVMLWNFVTTLASIPLSYVFTMRQLFLFGSIFTSSMCLLMCGIPVYPGVSKKTEVKNGVAITGILLFILGFEVCVGPCYYVLTQDMFPLSFRPRGASFTQVTQFIFNLIINVCYPIATERISGGPSGNQDKGQAVAFIFFGCAGIICFIVQVFFLHPWDEKRDGKKRAAAPADGKKELSSSLSGNRAE, via the coding sequence ATGAGCGACACGCTGGAGGCGAACGGGCAGCGCTCAAACTCGGATAAGGAGCCCATCCATGACCTTGCTAAGAAGAATGCCatggaggacgaggacgacgcgcCGCCGTTCATTTCGGCGAGCAACGCCAAGGTTATATTAGTGCAGGCCATCGGTGGCAGCCTCAACGGCTACTCGATCGGCTTTGTCGGCGTGTACTCCACGCTGTTTGGCTACAGCACGAACTGCGCGAACTTccgcagcgagagaggctgcacgacggcgccgaaCGCCGACTGCCAGTGGTTTTCGAACGAGACTGGCACCGGCTACTGTGGCTGGCCCGATGTCACGTGCCGCCGAACGTACACCTACTCGAATGCTGCGGAAATGCCGGGTGCGATTACCCGGTGTGAGGCAGACCCGCGGTGCAGGTGGTCCTACAGCACCATGGAGTGCCAGAACCCGTCGGGCTACTCGTCGTCGGAAAGCGGTATCTTCGCCGGCTCGATGATTGCCGGCTGCTTGATCGGCTCCGTGTTTGCTGGCCCGCTTGCGTCGACGATTGGCGCGAGGCTCTCGTTTCTGCTCGTTGGTCTCGTGGGTGTTGTGTCGTCCGTGATGTGCCATGTGTCGACCTCCGAGAACGAGTTTTGGGTGCTGATTGTCGGCCGCTTCACGATTGGCCTGTTCCTGGGCGTGATCGGTGTTGCGTGCCCTGTGTACACTGATCAGAACGCGCACCCGAAGTGGAAGCGCACGATCGGTGTGATGTTCCAGGTGTTTACGACGCTGGGCATCttcgtcgcggcggcggttggCCTTGCGCTTGGCCAGAGCATCTGGTTTGACCGCGACAAGGACCAGATGGTGATGGCGCGCATGcagggcgtgtgcgcgttctCGACCCTGTTCAGCCTGCTGACGATCGTGCTTGGGATTGTGATGAGCGAATCGCGCGCGAAGTTCGGTGGCGACGATGAGGAGGGTGGCATTGAGCTGGACCCGAACGAGTACGGCTACGTCGAAATGATCCCGCGCCTGCTGATGGGCGCCGTGATGGCTggcacgctgcagctgactGGCATTAATGCTGTGATGAACTATGCCCCGACGATCATGGGCAGCCTTGGCCTGGCGCCGCTGATAGGCAACTTCGTTGTGATGCTGTGGAACTTCGTGACGACGCTTGCGTCGATCCCGCTCTCGTACGTGTTCACGATGCGCCAGCTGTTCCTCTTCGGCTCGATCTTCACGTCGAGCATGTGCCTGCTCATGTGCGGTATCCCCGTGTACCCCGGTGTCAGCAAGAAGACGGAGGTGAAGAACGGCGTGGCCATCACTGGCATCCTGCTGTTCATTCTCGGCTTCGAGGTGTGCGTGGGCCCGTGCTACTACGTGCTGACGCAGGACATGTTCCCGCTGTCGTTTCGCCCGCGCGGTGCGTCGTTCACGCAGGTGACCCAGTTCATCTTCAACCTGATCATCAACGTGTGCTACCCGATCGCGACGGAGCGTATCTCTGGCGGCCCGTCAGGCAACCAGGACAAGGGCCAGGCCGTTGCCTTCATCTTTTTTGGTTGCGCGGGAATTATCTGCTTCATCGTCCAGGTCTTCTTCCTGCACCCGTGGGACGAGAAGCGCGATGGCAAGAAGAGGGCGGCTGCCCCGGCTGACgggaagaaggagctgagcTCCTCGCTCAGCGGCAACAGGGCTGAGTGA